Genomic window (Blastocatellia bacterium):
TTAGAAGTTTAGATTGAATAAATTTTACTCCATAAGTGTGTAGTGCATCTGCTGAAATAACTATGTTGTAAGGTAGTTCGCGGTCAATTCCAAAACTAAATTGTTGAACATAGGGTGTAGCTAGATTAGGGTCAAAAACTAGAAAATCATTAAAAGCTTCAAAAAATTCTCCTGAAAAAGTATTTGAATTTAAGGTAGGTGAGCCAGGGACAAAATTTTTACTGTTTCTATCCAATACTGAACCACCTCTTACTTCAGCAAATGAAAGGCCAGATGTAGATGTTTTTGAACCAGTGGCAAGTGAGAGCAAAGTACGAGTATAAAAAACTCCATAACCGCCTCGTATAGAGGTTTTATTATCTTTAAAAGGCGACCAGTTAAACCCAATTCGTGGAGCAAAATTGTTGCCATCTATTTTAGGACGTTTTGTTATAAGAGGTGTGACTATATTAAAGTTATCTCTAGCTGTAACATTAGTATCTAGTTCATATCGTACTCCAAGATTAAGTGTAAGATTTGGTGTCACCTTCCAATTATCTTGAAAGAATAAGCCTAAGTATTTGTTATTGCTACTATTTGTTCTAGCAGAGGAGGGACTAGTAATTCTAATAGTAAAAACTAAGGGAATATCTGTATCATCAATCTTACCATCCCCATTACGATCACGAGATGCAAAATCTTCTCTAAGAGTTACAGATCCACCAGAAAAAGAGCCGTCAAAGCCTCTTGTATTAACAAAATGAAGTTCGCCACCAAATTTAATTGTGTGAGAGCCTGCTACTAAACTTAAAACATCTCTAAGTTGAAATCGATTTTGGCGATCATTTATTGGAGTATCTTGTGTTGGAGTACCATCAGCAACAGAAGGGAATAAAACGCGAAAAGGTCTTTCAGATGTATTAGATATCCTATCGGTGTAATAAGTCTCATTTGCAGTAAAATCATTTAATAACCTGGGGAAAAAGTATGAACCCAGTTATAAACAAAGGATTGAGAGCGATTAAAGACTTTTAAACGGAAGTCTGGTGTAGATATAGGTCTAATAGGACTTCCTACATCCATATTATCTTCTCGTTGTATGCCATAACGGAAAAACATTTGATCTTTGTTACCAAGGGCTAAATCAACTCTTGAAGTTAACAAAAAGTCTGTTAATGGTGATGGTGCATAGATAGTGTTTATAACTCTATTAATAGGATCTCTTTGCCCAACTATTGATATTCCATCTTGATTACGATATTCAAGAGCATTAAAGAAATGAAGCCGATCGCTTTTAATCGGGCCACCAAGAGTAAAAGCATATTGTTGGCGATCAAATGGTGGATTACCTAAAGCTGCAACAGCATTTCTATCAAGTGTTGGTGGTAGTCCAG
Coding sequences:
- a CDS encoding TonB-dependent receptor, coding for MGSYFFPRLLNDFTANETYYTDRISNTSERPFRVLFPSVADGTPTQDTPINDRQNRFQLRDVLSLVAGSHTIKFGGELHFVNTRGFDGSFSGGSVTLREDFASRDRNGDGKIDDTDIPLVFTIRITSPSSARTNSSNNKYLGLFFQDNWKVTPNLTLNLGVRYELDTNVTARDNFNIVTPLITKRPKIDGNNFAPRIGFNWSPFKDNKTSIRGGYGVFYTRTLLSLATGSKTSTSGLSFAEVRGGSVLDRNSKNFVPGSPTLNSNTFSGEFFEAFNDFLVFDPNLATPYVQQFSFGIDRELPYNIVISADALHTYGVKFIQSKLLTEDTSIFINVSSLKNWYDSLLVKVERRRGKFFNFLASYTFAKSLTMSQDFQLIGTDSR